In bacterium, a single genomic region encodes these proteins:
- a CDS encoding SDR family NAD(P)-dependent oxidoreductase produces the protein MPEGRLKQKVAVITGASSGIGRATALLFAREGALLVLGARREERLKQVIQEISSQGGSAIARCTDVSQEGQVKELIDSAISSFGQIDILVNNAGIAGGLSPLEDQQEEEWLSVYRTNVLGTVFATKHAAPHMIKRKKGSIVNVSSVAGIRSGAGGNAYSASKAAIINFTMTSACDLGEHNVRVNAVCPGLIETEMTKPVFDLARQKGKEWKLGSRCELRRYGHAEEVASAILFLASDESSYITGQALAVDGGNTASLNLPGMKV, from the coding sequence ATGCCCGAGGGGCGTTTGAAGCAAAAGGTGGCGGTCATCACCGGGGCATCCAGCGGCATAGGCAGGGCCACAGCCCTGCTTTTTGCCAGGGAGGGGGCCCTGCTGGTGCTTGGAGCCAGAAGAGAGGAAAGGCTAAAGCAGGTTATCCAGGAAATATCCTCTCAGGGAGGCAGTGCCATAGCCAGGTGCACAGATGTATCCCAGGAGGGCCAGGTCAAAGAGCTGATAGACTCTGCCATATCTTCATTTGGCCAAATAGATATCCTGGTGAACAATGCAGGCATTGCCGGAGGTCTAAGCCCCCTGGAAGACCAGCAGGAAGAGGAGTGGCTGAGTGTTTACCGCACCAATGTGCTGGGTACGGTTTTCGCAACCAAACATGCTGCGCCTCATATGATCAAAAGGAAAAAGGGCTCCATAGTCAATGTCTCCTCTGTGGCTGGTATTCGTTCAGGGGCCGGAGGCAATGCATATAGCGCAAGCAAGGCAGCCATAATCAATTTCACCATGACTTCGGCTTGTGACCTGGGGGAGCACAACGTGAGGGTCAACGCCGTTTGCCCAGGTCTCATAGAAACCGAGATGACAAAACCTGTCTTCGATTTGGCAAGGCAAAAGGGAAAGGAATGGAAGCTGGGAAGTCGCTGTGAGCTTAGAAGATATGGGCACGCAGAGGAGGTGGCCTCTGCCATTCTTTTCCTGGCCAGTGATGAGTCCAGCTATATAACAGGGCAGGCCCTGGCTGTGGATGGCGGTAACACCGCCTCTTTGAATCTACCAGGTATGAAGGTCTGA
- a CDS encoding 4-hydroxyphenylacetate 3-hydroxylase N-terminal domain-containing protein: MRTSEQYRQGLRKMRRNVYVGGELVDRDDERMMGAVRTLSTTFDVAADPQYQDLTTATSHITGEKINRFCHVHQSVEDLHKKQDMTRRLCTLTGGCIQRCMGIDATNAISVIAYEADQKYGTEYYKNFLKWLERFQKEDLVGCCAQTDVKGDRSKRPHQQADPDLYLRVVEKRKDGIVVRGAKAHNSEAAQADEILVLPTRMLTSEEGPWAVAFAIPGDWDDVHLVVRPASPRPRKYLKSPGSQLGMTDSLTIFDNTFIPWERVFLCGEWELGGQLGLLFALYHRHSYSGCKPAINELLLGQVALAAEYNGIASAHHVRDKLAEIIMVTELAYAAGFTASAKGVRARCGTYIPDVVYCNVGRCLSGENVYHELQILADVAGGLPATLPYEEDFYNEKVGPLLHKYIMRNPKVSAENQHRLFRMISDTLCSSYGGAAAVGGLHGGGSPIMEKIAITAQYDIEARKKMVKRLAGIVD; the protein is encoded by the coding sequence ATGAGGACATCTGAGCAGTACCGCCAAGGGCTTCGCAAGATGAGAAGAAACGTGTACGTGGGAGGAGAGCTGGTGGACAGGGATGACGAGAGAATGATGGGAGCAGTCAGGACCCTTTCCACCACCTTTGATGTGGCAGCTGACCCACAGTACCAGGATCTCACCACTGCCACTTCCCACATCACAGGAGAAAAGATCAACAGATTCTGCCATGTGCATCAAAGTGTGGAGGATCTCCACAAGAAGCAGGACATGACCAGACGTTTGTGCACCCTTACGGGAGGCTGCATTCAAAGGTGCATGGGAATAGACGCCACCAACGCCATCTCCGTGATAGCTTACGAGGCAGACCAGAAGTATGGCACAGAGTATTACAAGAATTTTCTGAAGTGGCTGGAACGGTTCCAGAAGGAAGACCTGGTGGGCTGTTGCGCCCAAACGGACGTCAAGGGGGATCGCTCCAAACGGCCTCACCAACAGGCTGACCCAGATCTCTATTTGCGTGTGGTGGAAAAGAGAAAAGACGGCATAGTGGTCAGAGGAGCCAAGGCCCACAACTCAGAGGCAGCCCAGGCCGATGAGATTCTGGTACTGCCCACTCGCATGTTGACCTCCGAGGAGGGGCCTTGGGCAGTAGCCTTTGCCATACCAGGAGACTGGGATGATGTGCATCTGGTGGTCAGACCCGCATCTCCAAGGCCCAGGAAGTACCTGAAGTCCCCTGGTTCGCAACTGGGAATGACGGACTCCCTTACGATTTTTGATAACACCTTTATCCCCTGGGAGAGGGTTTTTCTTTGTGGGGAATGGGAATTGGGAGGGCAGCTGGGCCTTCTCTTCGCTCTTTACCACAGGCACAGCTACTCAGGGTGCAAGCCGGCCATCAATGAGCTGCTTCTGGGACAGGTGGCCCTGGCTGCGGAGTACAACGGCATAGCCTCAGCGCATCACGTGAGGGACAAGCTGGCGGAGATCATTATGGTCACCGAGCTGGCATATGCAGCGGGTTTCACGGCCTCGGCCAAAGGCGTAAGGGCCCGCTGCGGCACCTACATCCCGGATGTGGTCTACTGCAATGTGGGAAGATGCCTCTCCGGAGAGAATGTATACCACGAGTTGCAGATCCTGGCAGATGTGGCCGGGGGGCTTCCTGCAACGCTTCCCTATGAAGAGGACTTCTACAACGAAAAGGTGGGTCCCCTTCTGCACAAGTACATAATGAGAAACCCCAAGGTTTCTGCTGAGAACCAACACAGGCTCTTCCGCATGATCTCAGATACCCTTTGTTCCTCGTACGGGGGGGCTGCTGCAGTGGGAGGGCTCCACGGAGGGGGGTCACCCATAATGGAAAAGATAGCCATAACCGCCCAGTACGACATAGAGGCCAGAAAGAAGATGGTCAAGAGACTGGCAGGCATAGTGGATTAA
- a CDS encoding DUF362 domain-containing protein, with amino-acid sequence MKNEKKSLVSIVRFQKPLESVRKAVELCRGLEHMPQGARVFIKPNIVFWTKFVPFPKWGVITTSRVVEDVVVLLKERGINDITIGEGTVTSRPDDRETPSHAFETLGYNKLAQRYGVKILNVFERPFKKVDLGAGVVLNYNRDILESDFVVNLPVLKTHAQAVVSLGIKNLKGMIDINSRKKCHGADPVKDLHYMIARLANKLPPSLTILDGIYTNERGPSFDGRIRRTNVLVASSDVLSADMVGAMVLGYRPSEVPHLVHAASDRRRPLDLSDIEVVGETIEAVASKHEWSFPYNEDNSLPLPMAKMGIQGISYRKYDLTMCTYCSGLTGVVLTAIAQAWKGQPWDDVEVLTGKVMEPTEGKKKTILLGKCMYQRNRKNPNIREMIAVKGCPPSPKEVVEAFHKAGIELNPAIFENMEKAPAFFLKRYEGKPEYEESLFRVL; translated from the coding sequence ATGAAAAACGAGAAGAAATCGCTGGTTTCCATAGTGAGGTTTCAAAAGCCCCTGGAGTCGGTAAGAAAAGCAGTGGAGCTTTGCCGCGGGCTGGAGCACATGCCCCAGGGGGCCAGGGTCTTCATCAAGCCCAATATAGTCTTCTGGACAAAGTTTGTGCCTTTTCCCAAATGGGGGGTGATAACAACTTCCAGGGTGGTGGAAGACGTTGTAGTGCTTCTCAAGGAAAGAGGCATCAATGACATAACCATAGGAGAGGGTACCGTCACATCTAGACCCGATGACAGGGAGACCCCTTCTCATGCCTTCGAGACCTTGGGTTACAACAAGCTGGCCCAGCGCTACGGGGTAAAGATTCTCAATGTGTTCGAGAGGCCTTTCAAGAAGGTGGATCTGGGTGCAGGGGTCGTCTTGAATTACAATCGAGACATTCTGGAGAGCGATTTCGTAGTGAACCTGCCGGTTCTCAAGACCCACGCACAGGCAGTGGTCAGCCTTGGGATCAAGAATCTCAAAGGCATGATCGACATAAACTCTCGAAAGAAGTGCCATGGTGCGGATCCTGTGAAGGATCTCCATTACATGATCGCCAGGCTGGCCAACAAGCTTCCCCCTTCCCTTACCATCTTGGACGGCATTTACACAAATGAGCGGGGCCCAAGTTTCGACGGCCGCATAAGGCGCACAAATGTCTTGGTGGCTTCCTCTGATGTGCTCTCTGCAGACATGGTGGGAGCCATGGTGTTGGGATACAGGCCTTCTGAGGTTCCTCATCTGGTACATGCTGCATCAGACAGGAGAAGACCCCTGGACCTCTCGGACATAGAGGTGGTGGGAGAAACCATAGAGGCCGTTGCCTCCAAGCACGAATGGAGCTTCCCATACAATGAGGACAACTCCTTGCCTCTTCCCATGGCCAAGATGGGCATACAGGGCATTTCCTACCGCAAGTATGACCTGACCATGTGCACCTACTGTTCTGGTCTCACCGGTGTGGTGTTAACGGCCATAGCCCAGGCCTGGAAAGGGCAGCCCTGGGACGACGTGGAAGTGCTCACAGGCAAGGTGATGGAGCCCACCGAGGGAAAGAAAAAGACCATATTGCTGGGAAAGTGCATGTATCAGAGAAACCGAAAAAATCCCAACATTCGGGAGATGATAGCCGTAAAGGGTTGTCCACCATCCCCCAAGGAGGTTGTGGAGGCCTTTCATAAGGCCGGCATAGAACTCAATCCTGCCATCTTTGAGAACATGGAAAAGGCCCCGGCCTTTTTCTTGAAACGATATGAGGGCAAGCCTGAGTACGAGGAGTCTCTTTTCAGAGTTCTTTGA
- a CDS encoding TetR/AcrR family transcriptional regulator: MARLRRLGQRKEQILKAAEKVFARKGFQDATVSDVAREAGLSEATIYEYFPSKEELLFSIPGETTRRGKEILEFHLQYVRGAANKLRSIIYHYLSFYQNNPDYASIAMLVLKQNRKFTETEAYQIVREGSRVILRVVEEGISSGEFLEGTNPYLVRSVIFGTIENILIRKLLHGKPENLVEFVDPLTDLVIRGITPQPSPGTWNLRLVLEPPQPAQAGKQEAGDRSSAPKRRGK, translated from the coding sequence ATGGCACGTCTTCGCCGGTTGGGTCAGCGCAAGGAGCAGATCCTCAAGGCTGCAGAAAAGGTTTTTGCCAGAAAGGGTTTTCAGGATGCCACGGTTTCCGATGTGGCAAGGGAGGCAGGGCTTTCGGAAGCCACCATATATGAATATTTCCCTTCCAAGGAAGAGCTTCTCTTCTCCATCCCTGGAGAGACCACCCGAAGGGGAAAAGAGATCCTGGAGTTTCATCTTCAGTATGTGAGGGGAGCTGCCAACAAGTTAAGAAGCATAATTTATCACTATTTGTCTTTTTACCAGAATAATCCCGACTATGCCTCCATAGCCATGCTTGTACTTAAACAGAACCGCAAGTTTACAGAGACAGAGGCCTATCAGATCGTGCGAGAGGGCTCCAGGGTAATCCTGAGGGTAGTGGAGGAAGGAATTTCTTCTGGGGAGTTTCTGGAAGGGACCAACCCGTACCTGGTCCGCTCGGTCATATTTGGAACCATAGAAAACATACTGATCAGGAAGCTTCTGCATGGAAAACCAGAGAACCTGGTGGAATTCGTAGATCCCCTGACGGATCTGGTCATCAGGGGCATAACTCCACAACCTTCACCCGGCACCTGGAATCTGAGGCTTGTGCTGGAGCCGCCTCAACCAGCACAGGCCGGCAAACAAGAAGCCGGGGACAGATCAAGCGCTCCCAAAAGGAGGGGGAAATGA
- a CDS encoding amidohydrolase family protein, protein MQQLLIKNATIVDGTGSDPKPNGGVLVSNGKIQELWDGPVKKSPAKTQVINAKGQWLLPGLIDAHVHMGAVDVDIRKQQREMYPSLLLVRTLKVLEETLEQGFTTVRDAGGVDPGLREALRQGLIKGPRLLVSGPALSQTGGHGDFRVPAEQTPPLANPAGLCTWVCDGVEMVRKATRELLRQGVDQIKVMAAGGAMSPADELEQVQFTPEELKAIVWEAKAAGKYVMAHVYSTKSILHALAAGVRSLEHGNLLDQEAASAIKAAGAFLVPTLATYEALGRMGQELGIPKENMRKIHEARERSLEALSIAHKAGVDIASGSDLLGPMQSQKALELELKAKVLGPMGAIVASTSTNARLLGLEGQVGTIEPGKLADLILVDGDPLKDIRVLQHYHKSITLILQGGRIVKNLL, encoded by the coding sequence ATGCAACAGTTACTCATAAAGAACGCGACCATAGTGGATGGCACCGGCTCTGATCCCAAGCCCAATGGCGGGGTCCTGGTTAGCAATGGGAAAATCCAGGAGCTATGGGATGGCCCTGTGAAGAAAAGCCCGGCTAAAACCCAGGTGATAAACGCTAAAGGCCAGTGGCTGTTGCCCGGTCTCATAGATGCCCATGTTCACATGGGGGCAGTGGATGTGGATATACGCAAACAGCAAAGAGAGATGTACCCATCCTTGCTCCTGGTGCGCACCCTGAAGGTTCTGGAGGAGACCTTGGAGCAGGGTTTCACCACAGTCAGGGATGCCGGTGGTGTGGATCCGGGTCTCAGAGAAGCCCTACGGCAGGGACTAATTAAGGGGCCAAGGCTGCTCGTATCTGGTCCAGCCCTTTCCCAGACAGGTGGGCACGGGGATTTCCGTGTGCCAGCAGAACAGACCCCTCCCCTGGCAAATCCGGCCGGGCTTTGCACCTGGGTCTGCGACGGAGTGGAAATGGTAAGAAAGGCCACCAGGGAACTGCTGAGACAAGGTGTGGATCAAATCAAGGTCATGGCAGCAGGAGGGGCCATGTCCCCCGCAGATGAGCTGGAGCAAGTGCAATTCACTCCTGAGGAGCTCAAGGCCATTGTCTGGGAGGCCAAAGCAGCAGGCAAGTATGTCATGGCCCACGTTTATTCCACCAAGAGCATTCTTCATGCCCTGGCAGCTGGGGTCCGTTCCCTGGAGCATGGTAATCTCCTGGATCAGGAGGCTGCCTCAGCCATCAAGGCCGCCGGGGCATTTCTGGTTCCCACCCTGGCCACGTACGAAGCGCTGGGCCGCATGGGCCAGGAGCTTGGAATTCCTAAAGAGAACATGAGAAAGATCCATGAGGCCAGGGAAAGATCCCTGGAGGCTCTCTCCATAGCCCATAAAGCTGGAGTGGATATTGCATCTGGCTCAGATCTCCTGGGCCCCATGCAATCCCAAAAGGCCCTGGAGCTGGAGCTTAAGGCCAAGGTTCTGGGCCCCATGGGAGCCATCGTGGCCTCCACCAGTACAAATGCCAGGCTTCTGGGCCTTGAAGGGCAGGTGGGAACCATTGAGCCTGGCAAGCTGGCAGATCTTATCCTGGTGGACGGTGATCCACTGAAGGATATAAGGGTCTTGCAGCACTACCACAAGAGCATAACCCTCATACTCCAAGGGGGCAGGATAGTGAAAAACCTGCTCTGA
- a CDS encoding molybdopterin-dependent oxidoreductase, producing MEGFRHANIEREMELYGYDQVVRTHCRMCHGGCGVLVFLKEGKVRKILGDPDCPINHGTLCSKGIASSKLLYHPDRILYPLQRKGPKGSGHWERVSWDHALELIADKILDYKAKYGAESIVLGYGTGRENEAVIYRFANLLGTPNVLTAGHFCYGPRVATSIITCGSVPVADYENKPACIMVWGNNLVISNPDEYKGESFSQALDAGAFLIAVDPRLTRISARANIWLRPRPGTDAALALGMAHVIIQEGLYDSDFVEKHTYGWKPFQERVSHYPPQKVQEITWVLEHQIREAARLFAKSKPAVIQWGVAIEQQNTSADTNRALLALLGITGNIDVPGGQVLFSPPKVRTVGEFGAHKMLADQQKAKRLGGDRFRLAGNFGIINPGCVWEAILQGRPYPVKMLFFISSNPLLTRANASQVRKALESVDFMAVADFFMTPTAELADVVLPAATWLEMDYIGDFWKRHGYILPRRQVVQIGQCRSDHEILNELAHRVGQGDYWWEEFQGALDWILEPMGMTWQEFKEKGEDLRGEVKYRKYESKGFSTPTRKFELFSTLLEKWGHDPLPQFREPPESPISTPELYKEYPYILITGRRLPGFFHTENRQIGPLRDLHPEPVVEIHPQAASKEGIREGDTVLVESPRGRARFKARLFEGMDPRIVSAEHAWWFPEIPEPHHGWKDSNINLLTRNDYDSCDPAMGATPVRTLLCRLRVYSPSHGEETI from the coding sequence ATGGAAGGATTTCGCCATGCAAACATTGAAAGGGAGATGGAGCTATACGGTTACGACCAGGTGGTGCGCACTCATTGCCGCATGTGTCACGGAGGATGCGGTGTTCTGGTCTTTCTCAAAGAGGGAAAGGTGAGAAAGATCCTGGGTGATCCAGACTGTCCCATCAATCATGGAACCCTTTGCAGCAAAGGTATCGCATCCTCCAAACTTCTCTATCACCCGGATAGAATTCTCTACCCCCTCCAACGCAAGGGCCCCAAGGGAAGCGGTCATTGGGAAAGGGTTTCGTGGGATCATGCCTTGGAGCTCATAGCAGACAAGATACTTGATTACAAGGCCAAGTACGGTGCAGAGTCCATAGTCTTGGGTTATGGCACGGGGAGGGAGAATGAGGCGGTGATATACCGCTTTGCCAATCTTCTGGGCACGCCCAATGTGCTTACAGCAGGCCACTTTTGCTATGGCCCCAGAGTGGCCACCAGCATCATAACCTGTGGTTCTGTGCCTGTGGCAGACTATGAAAACAAACCTGCCTGCATCATGGTCTGGGGTAATAATCTGGTGATCAGTAATCCCGATGAGTACAAAGGGGAGAGCTTCTCCCAGGCCTTGGATGCAGGGGCCTTTCTCATTGCCGTAGATCCCAGGCTGACCAGGATCTCAGCCAGGGCAAACATTTGGCTTCGACCCAGACCTGGCACCGATGCTGCCCTGGCTCTGGGAATGGCCCACGTAATAATCCAGGAGGGCCTTTATGATTCGGATTTCGTTGAAAAGCACACTTACGGTTGGAAGCCATTTCAAGAGAGGGTCTCCCATTATCCTCCCCAAAAGGTCCAGGAGATCACCTGGGTTCTAGAGCATCAGATCCGAGAGGCGGCCAGACTCTTTGCCAAGAGCAAACCGGCGGTGATCCAGTGGGGTGTGGCCATAGAACAGCAGAACACCTCTGCGGACACCAACAGGGCCCTGCTGGCCCTCCTGGGCATTACAGGCAACATAGATGTACCTGGAGGGCAGGTGCTTTTCAGCCCTCCCAAGGTCAGAACAGTTGGGGAGTTCGGTGCCCATAAGATGCTTGCTGATCAGCAGAAGGCCAAGAGATTGGGGGGAGATAGATTTCGCCTGGCAGGCAACTTTGGGATCATAAATCCAGGGTGCGTGTGGGAGGCCATATTGCAGGGCCGTCCTTACCCTGTGAAGATGCTTTTCTTCATAAGCTCCAATCCTCTTCTGACCAGGGCCAATGCTTCACAGGTCAGAAAGGCTTTGGAATCTGTGGATTTCATGGCAGTGGCGGACTTCTTCATGACACCCACGGCCGAGCTGGCCGATGTGGTGCTGCCAGCGGCCACCTGGCTGGAAATGGATTACATAGGGGATTTCTGGAAAAGGCATGGCTACATTCTTCCCAGGCGCCAAGTGGTCCAGATAGGTCAGTGTAGATCAGACCACGAAATACTAAATGAACTGGCCCACAGGGTGGGCCAGGGGGACTACTGGTGGGAGGAGTTCCAGGGTGCGCTGGACTGGATCCTGGAGCCCATGGGAATGACCTGGCAGGAATTCAAGGAAAAGGGAGAAGACTTGAGGGGAGAGGTGAAATACCGCAAGTACGAATCCAAGGGGTTTTCTACCCCCACCCGCAAGTTCGAGCTTTTCTCCACTCTCCTGGAAAAATGGGGACACGATCCCCTTCCCCAGTTCCGGGAGCCTCCCGAGAGCCCAATTAGCACTCCCGAACTCTACAAGGAATATCCATACATCCTCATCACAGGGAGAAGACTTCCCGGCTTCTTTCACACCGAGAACCGGCAAATAGGTCCACTGAGGGATCTTCATCCAGAACCGGTTGTGGAGATACATCCGCAGGCAGCCAGCAAGGAGGGCATAAGGGAAGGAGACACTGTCCTGGTAGAGTCACCCAGGGGCAGGGCCAGGTTCAAGGCCAGGCTTTTTGAGGGTATGGACCCAAGGATCGTAAGCGCCGAACATGCATGGTGGTTTCCAGAAATACCTGAGCCCCATCATGGATGGAAAGACTCAAACATCAATCTGCTTACCAGAAATGATTACGATAGCTGCGATCCTGCCATGGGGGCAACACCTGTGCGCACATTGCTTTGTCGCTTGAGGGTTTACAGCCCAAGCCATGGGGAGGAGACCATATGA
- a CDS encoding 4Fe-4S dicluster domain-containing protein — MRPYELFIEEEACWGCRACELACQQEHEFSFPPLLRVLEEGPHMDNKDFSFQFRVRVCRHCQDPECVKACPQEALYQRPDSIVLLDQARCNGCGLCQDACAYQAIMMDPSRGKALKCDMCHVRVDHGLYPACADNVCMAHCIYFDRPEHIRAQVDQKRARRKTR, encoded by the coding sequence ATGAGGCCTTATGAACTGTTTATCGAGGAAGAAGCCTGCTGGGGATGTAGGGCCTGTGAGTTGGCCTGTCAGCAGGAACACGAATTCAGCTTTCCTCCTCTTTTGAGGGTGCTGGAGGAAGGCCCCCACATGGACAACAAGGATTTCTCCTTCCAATTCAGGGTTCGCGTATGTCGTCACTGCCAGGACCCCGAGTGTGTGAAGGCCTGTCCCCAAGAGGCCTTGTATCAAAGACCTGACTCCATAGTTTTGCTGGATCAGGCCAGGTGCAATGGCTGCGGCCTTTGCCAGGATGCCTGTGCATATCAGGCCATAATGATGGATCCTTCAAGAGGCAAAGCCTTGAAGTGCGACATGTGTCATGTGAGGGTGGACCATGGGCTCTACCCTGCCTGCGCCGACAATGTTTGTATGGCCCATTGTATTTACTTTGACAGGCCCGAACACATAAGGGCCCAGGTTGACCAAAAGAGGGCCAGGAGAAAGACCCGCTGA
- a CDS encoding acyl-CoA thioesterase produces MKIHVTDQKIMWGDLDPLGIVFYPHYYQWMDGCAHLFMESLGIPMKQLLESRGLIFALVETRCEYYSPGKYHDTLRIITSLAHMDTKRLLLRYRFYKMPQEELLAQGWERRICLDAKDPSHLRAAEIPGDISALLKSALEENAPWADQDRITST; encoded by the coding sequence ATGAAGATTCACGTAACGGATCAAAAGATCATGTGGGGTGATCTGGACCCCCTTGGAATAGTCTTCTATCCCCACTACTACCAATGGATGGATGGCTGCGCCCACCTTTTCATGGAAAGCCTGGGAATCCCCATGAAGCAGCTCCTTGAGTCGAGAGGCCTCATATTCGCCCTGGTGGAGACCAGGTGTGAGTATTACTCCCCAGGGAAATACCATGATACGCTGAGAATCATCACTTCTCTGGCTCATATGGACACAAAAAGATTGCTGCTAAGGTACAGATTTTACAAAATGCCGCAGGAAGAACTCCTGGCCCAGGGATGGGAACGCAGAATCTGCCTGGATGCTAAAGACCCCTCTCACCTGAGAGCCGCAGAAATCCCAGGGGACATATCAGCTTTGCTAAAATCCGCTCTGGAGGAGAATGCACCATGGGCGGATCAGGACAGGATCACCTCCACTTGA
- a CDS encoding Rne/Rng family ribonuclease: protein MSSELVVNVTSRETRVALLEHGVLAELYVERESDRSLVGNVYLGRVLKVLPGMQACFVDIGLPKAAFLYVDDVRDDSRDLGELLGVEGAVDSNEEDRNSRPVSGHAIEEMISEGQQIMVQVAKDPMGSKGARVTTHISLPGRNLVLLPTASHLGVSRRIEAEQERCRLRELLRRIRPEAYGFIARTASEGVSEEEIRAEMDFLVQVWESIKRNAERGPVPRLLYAELDITLRAVRDLMVGEVDRLIIDSDSEYRRILGFLDANLPQFNHRIILYEEDEPIFDAYHIEMEISRALEKKIWLKSGGYILIEETEALTTIDVNSGRYVGRHNLEETIVKTNLEAAKEIAYQIRLRNLGGIIIIDFIDMEKESSKELVLETLKDALKKDRSPTNVLKMSELGLVQMTRKRVKEGVGKQLCEPCPYCDGQGWIRSTATVCYEVLREIQREMAHSHYLSGDVFVEVHPDVAHMLCEDERPGLEELEQRFQRRVLVRPNPKLHRDQVEVILS, encoded by the coding sequence ATGTCCTCAGAGCTTGTTGTCAATGTGACATCTAGGGAAACCAGGGTAGCCCTGCTGGAGCATGGAGTCCTGGCCGAGCTCTATGTGGAGCGAGAGTCGGATCGAAGCCTGGTGGGAAACGTTTACCTGGGTCGGGTGCTCAAGGTATTACCTGGAATGCAGGCCTGCTTTGTGGACATAGGACTTCCCAAGGCGGCTTTTCTTTACGTGGATGATGTGAGGGATGATTCCAGAGACTTGGGAGAACTCTTGGGTGTGGAAGGAGCTGTGGATTCCAATGAGGAGGATAGAAATTCCAGGCCTGTTTCTGGCCACGCCATAGAGGAGATGATAAGTGAAGGGCAGCAGATAATGGTACAGGTGGCCAAAGACCCCATGGGCAGCAAAGGGGCCAGGGTCACTACCCACATCTCTCTGCCTGGCAGAAATCTGGTACTGCTTCCCACAGCTTCACACCTGGGAGTTTCCAGAAGAATAGAAGCCGAGCAGGAGCGCTGTCGACTCAGGGAGCTGCTGCGCAGGATAAGGCCCGAGGCCTACGGTTTCATAGCCCGTACAGCCAGCGAAGGGGTAAGCGAGGAGGAAATCCGAGCCGAAATGGACTTCCTGGTTCAGGTCTGGGAGTCCATAAAGAGAAACGCGGAGCGGGGCCCTGTGCCCAGGCTTCTATATGCGGAGCTGGACATAACTCTGAGGGCCGTCAGAGATCTGATGGTAGGAGAAGTTGACAGGCTCATAATAGATTCTGACTCAGAGTACAGAAGGATTCTGGGGTTTCTAGATGCCAACCTCCCCCAGTTCAATCACAGGATCATTCTCTATGAAGAGGATGAACCGATCTTCGATGCATATCACATAGAAATGGAAATATCCAGGGCCCTGGAAAAAAAGATCTGGCTCAAGTCCGGCGGTTATATTCTCATTGAGGAGACAGAAGCCCTTACAACCATAGATGTCAATTCCGGACGTTATGTGGGAAGACACAATCTGGAAGAGACCATAGTCAAGACCAACCTGGAGGCGGCTAAAGAGATAGCCTATCAGATAAGGCTCCGCAATCTGGGCGGGATAATCATAATAGATTTCATAGACATGGAAAAGGAATCCAGCAAGGAACTGGTTTTGGAGACTCTAAAGGATGCCTTGAAGAAAGACCGAAGTCCCACCAATGTGCTTAAGATGTCAGAGTTGGGCCTTGTGCAGATGACTCGCAAGAGAGTCAAGGAGGGGGTCGGCAAACAGCTTTGTGAGCCTTGCCCATATTGCGATGGGCAGGGATGGATTCGCTCCACAGCCACCGTGTGCTACGAGGTCTTGAGAGAAATCCAAAGGGAAATGGCACATTCCCATTACCTCAGTGGTGACGTGTTCGTAGAGGTGCATCCGGATGTGGCCCACATGCTCTGTGAGGATGAGAGGCCGGGTTTGGAGGAACTGGAGCAGCGCTTTCAAAGAAGGGTCCTGGTCAGACCCAATCCTAAGTTACATAGGGATCAAGTGGAGGTGATCCTGTCCTGA